The Anomalospiza imberbis isolate Cuckoo-Finch-1a 21T00152 chromosome 7, ASM3175350v1, whole genome shotgun sequence genome has a window encoding:
- the GPR39 gene encoding G-protein coupled receptor 39 — translation MAGETPTSDCSPLIDHSHVPEFEVALWVKITLALIYICIFVAGLLGNSITIKVTRTLQRKGYLQKEVTDHMVSLACSDLLVILLGMPVEFFSAIWSPFSTPNGNIACKLYYFLFEACSYATVLHVATLSFERYVAICHPFRFKAVSGPRTVKLLIAFVWGTSVIVALPLLFAMGTEYPLEIIEGYERTSSCVKPTPRHYIPELKHNMTICTCLSSKWSLFQASIFSAFAVYIVVLGSVTFMCHSMMQALMTHKKGTVAVKGGLKHQEQYLRKNESTEGKSSRKQITLFLEQACNPEIMFDSDLSHHIHQTKT, via the exons ATGGCAGGAGAGACACCCACCTCAGACTGTTCTCCTCTCATTGACCACAGCCATGTCCCAGAGTTTGAGGTGGCCCTGTGGGTCAAGATCACCTTGGCCTTAATCTATATCTGCATCTTTGTCGCGGGTCTTTTGGGCAACAGCATCACCATCAAAGTCACCAGGACCCTGCAGAGGAAAGGCTACCTGCAGAAGGAGGTCACTGACCACATGGTGAGCCTGGCTTGCTCTGACCTGCTGGTCATCCTCCTGGGCATGCCCGTGGAATTCTTCAGTGCCATCTGGAGCCCCTTTTCTACCCCCAATGGCAACATTGCCTGCAAGCTCTACTACTTCCTCTTCGAAGCCTGCAGCTATGCCACCGTGCTGCACGTGGCCACGCTCAGCTTTGAGAGGTACGTGGCCATCTGCCACCCCTTCAGGTTCAAGGCTGTGTCCGGACCCCGCACGGTGAAGCTGCTCATTGCCTTTGTCTGGGGCACATCTGTCATTGTGGCTCTGCCCCTGCTCTTTGCCATGGGCACAGAATATCCCCTGGAGATCATCGAGGGCTACGAGAGAACGAGTTCCTGTGTCAAACCTACTCCCAGGCACTACATTCCTGAGCTGAAGCACAACATGACAATCTGCACCTGCCTCTCCTCCAAGTGGTCTCTGTTTCAAGCCAGCATCTTCAGCGCCTTTGCTGTGTACATTGTCGTGCTGGGATCTGTCACCTTCATGTGCCACAGCATGATGCAAGCCCTGATGACCCACAAGAAAGGGACAGTGGCAGTGAAGGGTGGACTAAAGCACCAGGAGCAGTACCTAAGGAAAAATGAAAGTACAGAGGGCAAGAGCTCCAGGAAACAGATCACTTTATTCCTGG AACAG GCCTGTAACCCTGAAATTATGTTTGATTCTGATCTGTCTCACCACATTCATCAGACAAAAACCTAA